The Huiozyma naganishii CBS 8797 chromosome 3, complete genome genome contains a region encoding:
- the BPL1 gene encoding biotin--[acetyl-CoA-carboxylase] ligase BPL1 (similar to Saccharomyces cerevisiae BPL1 (YDL141W); ancestral locus Anc_7.315), with product MNVLVYNGPGTTPGSVKHATESLRDFLEPYYAVSTVTSKVLETEPWMGKTSAIVFPGGADLPYVRECKPIIPKLKEFVSKKGGVFIGFCAGGYFGGSRVEFAQGDLELEVTGNRELQLFPGIVRGPAYAGFKYNSEVGARATKMQVNNGTMTYNYINGGGVFVDADSMPNVEVLAHFTEPLDVSHVQSGPTDDNPAAVVLCHVGKGKVLLTGSHPEFLPKLLAKSPNHDDMKNIIELLQSHEKERLDFMRYILTKMGLNCNRDFNNVRAPNLTPIVVASSPMNTSKLIEFKTLLQSKFPNSKQLDNSIEIKDATDYFHFFEGFERCYELAKDELHDQDPETVAKAVVFINENEAYPSKETLHNFDMETYFKHLNPNNNLGSLLMYSEVVTSTSSLLNNNKTLLSAIPKNSVLHVGTIQVSGRGRGGNVWINPKGVAAATAVVNLPLKSPTTQENISIVFVQYLSMLAYCKAINSYLPGFEDLPVRIKWPNDLYCMSPSYYRNNNIKLLGKGLSNDKVTVNDIEPAYLKISGLLVNTHFLDNGYTLLLGCGINVSTDGPTTSLNTWVDILNKEREEAGLVKLPHIDVEILQALYMNNLEVLLKMFVDYGSSTILPEYYRYWLHSNQIVTLTSHQNIRAKITGITSDYGLLIAEELMPGSDYKLTGVVYHLQPDGNTFDIFRGLIAKKVT from the coding sequence ATGAACGTATTGGTTTACAATGGTCCAGGTACCACACCAGGATCTGTAAAACACGCTACCGAATCATTGCGTGACTTTTTAGAGCCGTACTATGCTGTCAGTACGGTTACTTCGAAGGTTCTCGAGACAGAACCCTGGATGGGGAAGACTTCTGCGATTGTTTTCCCAGGTGGAGCAGATTTGCCATACGTTAGAGAATGCAAACCAATTATCCCTAAACTGAAGGAATTTGTGTCCAAAAAGGGAGGTGTGTTTATTGGGTTCTGTGCTGGGGGGTATTTCGGTGGTAGTAGGGTGGAGTTTGCACAAGGTGACTTGGAGTTAGAAGTCACAGGAAATAGAGAACTCCAATTATTTCCTGGTATAGTAAGAGGCCCTGCGTATGCAGGCTTTAAATACAATAGCGAGGTTGGGGCAAGAGCTACGAAAATGCAAGTAAACAACGGCACCATGACCTACAATTATATTAATGGAGGTGGTGTATTTGTAGATGCAGATTCTATGCCAAACGTTGAAGTTCTGGCCCATTTTACAGAACCACTAGACGTTTCCCATGTACAGAGTGGGCCTACAGACGATAATCCTGCAGCCGTTGTCTTGTGTCATGTGGGAAAGGGGAAGGTTCTACTAACAGGAAGTCATCCTGAATTTTTGCCGAAATTATTGGCAAAATCCCCCAACCATGATGAcatgaaaaatatcatcGAACTGTTACAAAGCCATGAGAAGGAAAGATTGGATTTCATGAGGTACATCTTAACGAAAATGGGTTTGAACTGTAATAGGGATTTCAATAATGTAAGGGCGCCAAATTTGACTCCGATAGTGGTTGCGTCTTCTCCAATGAATACATCTAAACTCATTGAATTTAAAACTTTGCTCCAAAGTAAATTTCCCAACTCGAAGCAATTAGATAATTCTATCGAGATAAAAGATGCAACAGACTATTTCCACTTTTTTGAGGGGTTTGAAAGATGCTACGAATTGGCTAAAGATGAATTGCATGATCAGGATCCTGAAACTGTTGCTAAAGCTGTTGTATTTATAAATGAAAATGAAGCATATCCAAGCAAAGAAACTTTGCATAATTTCGATATGGAAACATACTTTAAACATCTGAATCCAAATAACAATTTGGGTTCCTTGTTGATGTACAGTGAGGTAGTGACCTCGACAAGCTCACTGctgaacaacaacaaaaccCTACTCTCTGCAATTCCCAAGAATTCTGTCTTACATGTAGGTACCATCCAAGTTTCTGGTAGAGGGCGCGGTGGTAATGTCTGGATTAATCCTAAAGGTGTAGCCGCCGCAACTGCAGTTGTAAATCTACCTTTAAAATCACCAACTACTCAAGAAAACATTTCAattgtttttgttcagtaTCTGTCGATGCTGGCGTACTGTAAGGCAATTAACTCGTATCTTCCAGGATTTGAAGACCTGCCCGTTAGAATTAAGTGGCCGAACGATTTGTATTGCATGAGCCCAAGTTATTATCGTAATAATAACATAAAATTGTTAGGGAAAGGGCTCAGTAACGATAAAGTCACCGTCAATGATATTGAGCCTGCATATCTGAAGATCTCCGGTTTGCTAGTCAATACCCACTTCCTGGATAACGGCTATACGCTATTATTGGGATGCGGGATAAATGTTAGCACCGATGGTCCAACTACTTCTTTAAACACATGGGtggatattttgaacaaggaGAGGGAAGAAGCTGGATTAGTGAAATTACCTCATATTGACGTGGAGATACTACAAGCCCTTTATATGAATAATCTGGAAGTGTTGTTAAAGATGTTTGTAGATTACGGCTCCTCCACAATCTTGCCAGAGTATTACCGCTATTGGCTACATTCTAACCAGATTGTGACGTTGACATCTCATCAAAATATCAGGGCAAAAATCACGGGGATCACAAGCGATTACGGTTTGTTAATAGCAGAAGAATTAATGCCGGGGAGCGACTACAAATTGACAGGTGTGGTATATCATTTGCAACCTGATGGCAACACGTTCGATATATTTAGAGGATTGATTGCCAAAAAAGTGACATGA
- the RPO21 gene encoding DNA-directed RNA polymerase II subunit RPB1 (similar to Saccharomyces cerevisiae RPO21 (YDL140C); ancestral locus Anc_7.314), whose translation MVGQQYSSAPLRTVKEVQFGLFSPEEVRAISVAKIKFPETMDETQTRAKIGGLNDPRLGSIDRNLKCQTCQEGMSECPGHFGHIDLAKPVFHVGFITKIKKVCECVCMHCGKLLLDENNEQMRQVMAIKDPKKRFNATWALCKTKMVCETDVPSENDPTKLVSRGGCGNTQPTVRKDGLKLVGSWKRKKTIEGEEPEQRVLSTEEILNIFKHISTEDFIRLGFNEEFSRPEWMILTVLPVPPPPVRPSISFNESQRGEDDLTFKLADILKANISLETLEHNGAPHHAIEEAESLLQFHVATYMDNDIAGQPQALQKSGRPVKSIRARLKGKEGRIRGNLMGKRVDFSARTVISGDPNLELDQVGVPKSIARTLTYPEVVTPYNIDRLTQLVRNGPNEHPGAKYVIRENGDRIDLRYSKRAGDVQLQYGWKVERHIMDDDPVLFNRQPSLHKMSMMAHKVKVIPYSTFRLNLSVTSPYNADFDGDEMNLHVPQSEETRAELSQLCAVPLQIVSPQSNKPCMGIVQDTLCGIRILTLRDTFLELDHVLNMLYWVPDWDGVIPTPAILKPKPLWTGKQILSVAIPNGIHLQRFDEGTTLLSPKDNGMLIIDGQIIFGVVDKKTVGSSSGGLIHVVTREKGPQTCARLFGNIQKVVNFWLLHNGFSTGIGDTIADGATIKEITETIAEAKKKVEEVTKEAQANLLTAKHGMTLRESFEDNVVRFLNEARDKAGRLAEVNLNDTNFVKQMVSAGSKGSFINIAQMSACVGQQSVEGKRIGFGFVDRTLPHFSKDDYSPESKGFVENSYLRGLTPQEFFFHAMGGREGLIDTAVKTAETGYIQRRLVKALEDIMVHYDNTTRNSLGNVIQFIYGEDGIDASYIEKQSLDTIGGSDAAFEKKYRIDLMNVQNSLDPTLLESGSEITGDLKLQTLLDEEYKQLVKDRAFLRNVFVDGESNWPLPVNIRRIIQNAQQTFRIDHSKPSDLTIRDIIDSVNELQSKLLVLRGKSEIIERAQTDAVTLFCCLVRSRLATRRVLKEYRLTKEAFNWVLNNIEAQFLRSVVHPGEMVGVLAAQSIGEPATQMTLNTFHFAGVASKKVTSGVPRLKEILNVAKNMKTPSLTVYLKDDYSSDQEKAKLIRSAIEHTTLKSVTVASEIYYDPDPRSTVIEEDEEIIQLHFSLLDDEMESSLDQQSPWLLRLELDRAAMNDKDLTMGQVGERIKETFKNDLFVIWSEDNAEKLIIRCRVVRPKSLDAETEAEEDHMLKKIENTMLENITLRGVENIERVVMMKYDRKVPNESGEYQKVPEWVLESDGVNLAEVMQVPGVDATRIYTNSFIDIMEVLGIEAGRAALYKEVYNVIASDGSYVNYRHMALLVDVMTTQGGLTSVTRHGFNRSNTGALMRCSFEETVEILFEAGAAAELDDCRGVSENVLLGQMAPIGTGAFDVMIDEESLMKYMPEQKISELEDGEEGGATPYSDEHGLANANIDIKDELMFSPLVDSGSTDAMSGGFTAYGGAEYGGATSPFGAYGDAPASPGFGGVSSPGFSPTSPAYSPTSPSYSPTSPSYSPTSPSYSPTSPSYSPTSPSYSPTSPSYSPTSPSYSPTSPSYSPTSPSYSPTSPSYSPTSPSYSPTSPSYSPTSPSYSPTSPSYSPTSPSYSPTSPSYSPTSPSYSPTSPSYSPTSPNYSPTSPSYSPTSPNYSPGSPTYSPGSEDEAEKKKNEENKQ comes from the coding sequence ATGGTCGGCCAACAGTACTCCAGTGCTCCATTGCGGACAGTCAAAGAAGTCCAGTTTGGTCTGTTTTCTCCAGAGGAAGTCCGTGCTATCAGTGTGGCAAAGATCAAGTTCCCCGAGACGATGGATGAAACGCAGACAAGAGCCAAGATCGGTGGGTTGAATGACCCAAGACTGGGTTCGATCGACCGTAATCTGAAATGTCAAACCTGTCAGGAAGGTATGAGCGAGTGTCCCGGGCATTTCGGTCACATAGATCTGGCTAAACCTGTCTTCCACGTTGGGTTCATCACaaagatcaagaaagtTTGTGAGTGTGTGTGCATGCACTGTGGGAAACTACTTTTGGACGAAAATAACGAACAGATGCGTCAAGTGATGGCCATCAAGGATCCCAAAAAGAGATTCAACGCAACCTGGGCTCTTTGTAAAACTAAAATGGTGTGTGAGACAGACGTACCCTCCGAAAACGACCCCACCAAACTAGTGTCTAGAGGTGGTTGTGGCAACACCCAACCTACTGTCCGTAAAGATGGGTTGAAGCTGGTAGGTAGttggaaaaggaaaaaaacaattgAAGGTGAAGAACCGGAACAGAGAGTGCTGAGCACAGAAGAAATCCTGAACATCTTCAAACATATTTCCACGGAAGACTTTATAAGACTGGGGTTCAACGAAGAATTCTCGCGTCCCGAATGGATGATTCTCACGGTGCTCCCCGTACCTCCTCCACCTGTGCGTCCCTCCATTTCATTCAACGAATCGCAAAGAGGTGAGGATGATTTAACTTTCAAGTTGGctgatattttgaaggcAAATATTAGTTTAGAGACTCTAGAACACAACGGTGCCCCGCATCACGCCATCGAGGAAGCAGAAAGTTTGCTGCAGTTCCACGTTGCAACTTACATGGATAATGATATCGCGGGTCAACCTCAAGCGTTGCAGAAGTCTGGCCGGCCTGTCAAGTCCATCCGTGCCCGTTTAAAGGGTAAAGAGGGGCGTATCAGAGGTAACCTGATGGGGAAGCGTGTCGATTTTTCTGCCAGAACAGTTATTTCGGGTGATCCAAACTTAGAGTTAGATCAAGTGGGTGTCCCCAAATCTATCGCCAGAACTTTGACGTACCCAGAAGTTGTAACACCGTACAACATTGATCGTTTAACGCAGTTGGTACGGAACGGTCCTAATGAACATCCCGGTGCCAAATATGTCATTCGTGAAAATGGTGACCGTATCGATTTGAGGTACAGTAAGAGAGCCGGTGATGTGCAGTTGCAGTACGGGTGGAAGGTAGAGCGTCATATCATGGACGATGATCCTGTTCTGTTCAATCGTCAACCTTCGCTACATAAAATGTCCATGATGGCTCACAAAGTCAAGGTGATACCTTACTCTACTTTCAGGTTAAATCTGTCCGTTACATCTCCCTACAATGCCGATTTTGATGGTGACGAAATGAATTTACATGTTCCTCAATCCGAGGAGACGAGGGCAGAGTTATCCCAACTTTGTGCCGTTCCCCTACAGATTGTATCTCCACAATCGAATAAGCCCTGTATGGGGATTGTACAAGATACTTTGTGTGGTATTCGTATTTTAACGTTGAGAGATACGTTCTTGGAGCTTGACCATGTTCTTAACATGTTATATTGGGTTCCTGATTGGGATGGTGTGATTCCAACTCCTGCTATCTTGAAACCAAAACCTTTGTGGACCGGTAAACAGATTCTATCTGTGGCCATTCCAAATGGTATTCATCTACAGCGTTTTGATGAAGGCACTACATTGTTATCGCCAAAGGATAATGGTATGTTGATTATTGATGGGCAAATTATATTTGGTGTTGTCGATAAGAAGACCGTCGGTTCTTCGAGCGGTGGTTTGATTCATGTCGTTACTAGAGAAAAGGGTCCGCAGACCTGTGCAAGGTTATTTGGTAATATTCAAAAAGTGGTAAATTTCTGGTTGTTGCATAACGGGTTTTCGACCGGTATTGGTGATACCATTGCTGATGGTGCTACAATTAAGGAAATTACCGAGACAATTGCTGAAgccaaaaagaaggtcGAAGAAGTTACCAAAGAAGCTCAAGCCAACTTGCTGACTGCAAAGCATGGTATGACACTACGTGAATCTTTTGAGGATAACGTCGTGCGTTTCCTGAACGAAGCAAGAGACAAAGCTGGTCGTCTAGCTGAAGTCAACCTGAACGATACAAACTTCGTGAAACAGATGGTCAGCGCCGGTTCCAAGGGTTCGTTTATTAATATTGCACAAATGTCGGCCTGTGTCGGTCAACAATCCGTCGAAGGTAAACGTATTGGTTTTGGTTTTGTGGATCGTACTCTGCCccatttttcaaaggaCGATTATTCTCCAGAATCCAAGGGTTTTGTTGAGAACTCCTATCTAAGAGGGTTGACTCCTCAGGAATTCTTTTTCCATGCTATGGGTGGTCGTGAAGGTTTAATTGATACTGCTGTCAAGACTGCCGAAACTGGGTATATTCAACGTCGTTTGGTTAAGgctttggaagatatcaTGGTCCACTACGATAACACTACCAGAAACTCCCTTGGTAACGTCATCCAATTCATCTATGGTGAAGACGGTATTGATGCATCTTACATCGAGAAACAGTCCCTAGATACCATTGGGGGTTCTGATGCTGCTTTCGAAAAGAAATACAGAATAGATTTGATGAATGTTCAAAATTCGTTGGATCCAACGCTATTGGAATCCGGCTCTGAAATTACTGGTGATCTGAAATTACAAACGCTTCTAGATGAGGAATACAAGCAACTCGTTAAAGACCGTGCCTTTTTGAGAAACGTGTTTGTGGATGGTGAGTCTAACTGGCCACTACCTGTTAATATCAGACGTATCATCCAAAATGCTCAGCAGACATTCAGAATCGATCACTCGAAACCATCTGACTTAACAATTCGCGATATCATTGATAGTGTGAATGAACTTCAATCGAAGTTGTTGGTGCTACGTGGTAAGAGTGAAATCATCGAAAGGGCGCAGACAGACGCTGTAACcttgttctgttgtttgGTACGTTCGCGTTTAGCCACACGGAGGGTGCTTAAGGAATACAGATTAACAAAAGAGGCGTTTAACTGGGTTTTGAATAACATCGAGGCGCAATTTTTGCGTTCTGTCGTTCATCCTGGTGAAATGGTGGGTGTGTTAGCTGCTCAATCTATCGGTGAACCTGCGACACAGATGACACTGAACACTTTCCATTTTGCCGGTGTTGCTTCGAAGAAAGTTACCTCCGGTGTTCCTCGGTTAAAGGAAATTTTAAATGTTGCCAAAAACATGAAAACTCCTTCTTTAACAGTTTATCTGAAGGACGACTACTCATCTGACCAAGAAAAAGCAAAATTAATTAGATCCGCTATAGAACACACGACGTTAAAGAGTGTCACAGTTGCCTCTGAAATTTACTATGATCCTGATCCACGTTCTACGGttattgaagaagatgaagaaattATTCAACTACATTTCTCTCTACTGGACGATGAAATGGAATCCTCATTAGATCAACAATCGCCTTGGTTGCTACGTCTTGAACTAGATCGTGCAGCTATGAACGATAAAGATTTAACCATGGGTCAAGTTGGTGAAAGGATTAAGGAAACATTTAAGAACGATCTGTTCGTTATTTGGTCTGAAGATAATGCCGAGAAACTGATTATTCGTTGTCGTGTTGTTCGTCCAAAGTCACTGGACGCTGAAACTGAggcagaagaagatcatatgttgaagaagatcgaaAACACTATGTTGGAAAACATCACTTTGCGTGGTGTCGAAAACATTGAGCGTGTTGTCATGATGAAATATGACCGTAAAGTTCCTAACGAGAGCGGTGAGTACCAGAAGGTACCTGAGTGGGTGCTAGAATCAGATGGTGTTAATCTAGCTGAGGTTATGCAAGTTCCTGGCGTTGATGCTACGAGAATTTATACCAACTCGTTTATCGACATCATGGAAGTCCTTGGTATCGAAGCTGGTCGTGCTGCATTGTACAAGGAAGTCTACAATGTTATTGCTTCCGATGGTTCGTACGTGAACTACCGTCATATGGCATTGCTTGTTGATGTAATGACGACACAAGGTGGTTTGACTTCAGTGACACGTCACGGTTTCAACAGATCCAATACCGGTGCGTTAATGAGATGTTCTTTCGAAGAAACTGTCGAAATTTTGTTTGAAGCCGGTGCTGCTGCCGAACTAGATGACTGTCGTGGTGTATCAGAGAATGTTCTATTGGGTCAAATGGCTCCAATTGGTACTGGTGCGTTTGACGTCATGATTGATGAAGAATCCTTAATGAAGTATATGCCGGAACAAAAGATCTCTGAACTTGAAGACGGTGAAGAAGGTGGCGCAACTCCATACTCTGACGAGCACGGCCTGGCCAATGCCAATATCGACATCAAAGATGAACTAATGTTTTCCCCTCTGGTCGATTCTGGTTCTACAGATGCAATGTCAGGTGGGTTTACTGCTTACGGTGGTGCAGAATACGGTGGCGCCACGTCGCCGTTTGGTGCGTATGGTGATGCCCCTGCGTCTCCTGGTTTTGGTGGGGTGTCCTCTCCAGGATTTTCCCCGACGTCCCCAGCATACTCTCCAACGTCGCCGTCTTATTCTCCAACTTCGCCAAGTTATAGCCCAACATCACCTTCATATTCTCCTACCTCGCCTTCCTACTCCCCCACTTCCCCAAGCTATTCCCCAACCTCTCCATCATACTCTCCTACCTCTCCCTCCTACTCTCCAACGTCTCCATCATATTCTCCAACATCACCCTCATACTCACCAACTTCGCCAAGTTACAGCCCAACATCACCTTCGTACTCACCGACATCTCCAAGCTATAGTCCAACATCTCCAAGCTACAGCCCTACATCTCCTTCCTATTCACCAACTTCACCAAGCTACAGTCCTACATCTCCATCTTACTCTCCAACCTCACCCTCGTACTCACCCACCTCACCTTCCTACTCCCCAACATCTCCAAACTATAGtccaacttctccttcatATTCTCCAACCTCTCCAAACTATAGTCCAGGTTCTCCTACGTACTCTCCTGGCTCTGAGGATGAagcagagaagaaaaaaaatgaagagaaTAAACAATGA